Genomic DNA from Candidatus Thermoplasmatota archaeon:
GCTCTGAGGAACCATTTCAGGTCCTTCGGGTGCGGCGCGTCCGACCTTGCGCCTTTCTCGGGAGGCATCGTGGGCTATGTCGGCTACGGCATGGTCAGCCACTTCGACGGCGTGCGCGAGCCGGAGACAGTAGACGGTGGAGCACCAGACCTCTACTTCGTCCTCCCGAAGCACCTCGTGTGCGTGGACCATTTGAACTCCCGCACTTTCCTCATCTCCCACGGCCAGCTAAACGACATCAGAGAGGCCTTGGTCAAAGCTCGCCCGATCGGTCCTCCGACCCTCGAAGTCGGTGATGGCCGATCGAACACCTCTGAAGCGGCTTACTGCAGAATGGTCCTCGAGGCGAAGGAGCACATCCTGGATGGAGACATTTTTCAGGTGGTCCTCTCCCGCAAGACCGATTTCAAGGTCACCGGGGATCCACTAGGGATGTACTCGGTCCTCAGGTCGATAAACCCCTCCCCCTACATGTTCTTCCTTGACTTCGATCGCCTGCAGTTCCTGGGCTCCTCTCCCGAGATGCTCGTCCGCCTGGAGGGGACGAAGCTCACGACGCGGCCTCTTGCTGGTACAAGACCTCGTTCCCCTGACATCG
This window encodes:
- a CDS encoding anthranilate synthase component I family protein; amino-acid sequence: ALRNHFRSFGCGASDLAPFSGGIVGYVGYGMVSHFDGVREPETVDGGAPDLYFVLPKHLVCVDHLNSRTFLISHGQLNDIREALVKARPIGPPTLEVGDGRSNTSEAAYCRMVLEAKEHILDGDIFQVVLSRKTDFKVTGDPLGMYSVLRSINPSPYMFFLDFDRLQFLGSSPEMLVRLEGTKLTTRPLAGTRPRSPDIEEDEKLKVELLLDEKERAEHLMLVDLHRNDMGRVSRFGSVKVTELMSVEKYSHVQHIVSNIESVIKPDSDSFDALRACFPAGTVTGAPKIRAMEIIGELEQVPRGPYGGAVGYFDFTGNMDFAIAIRSIVVSGSKASIQAGAGIVADSVPEKEFMETEHKMGAMLRALSGGRGGSR